A stretch of the Marasmius oreades isolate 03SP1 chromosome 8, whole genome shotgun sequence genome encodes the following:
- a CDS encoding uncharacterized protein (BUSCO:EOG09260NWN), whose amino-acid sequence MSEDKSNVLNTPQDDAERIRRKRLAKLQSTSTPSSGSSTPAASSSTPQPSVTPSPKPVIIARVPKQPEPIVTPPSQVPTAARKKAPPKFDSEIWEHETITSVFKATLDKSVGEQSGYDTVWLKELGEEILAEEPGRPLPRLSGDIIDRLLIARLEIDPQNMSDDLEFLPVLASLPPQQTIFEYLVGCWKRINSTRSALIKRGYSPVDTQQALEKLDRMRTLIISYAGLTIQMPDMFPQPSGREVGSIELVAPLLSLSALSAPLLSASSTSPNTLGPSDIEQFLQELAVRFEPDNEIDGILGPVVHDLLFHPSLFRPEGLAGGDSSWRGVVGGLEALVSVKAIATMITRMPEWIPPGATAANIELTSLMGPLCRLGVFSREWPKISTTYFSDAEKRTREDVESSYASLRGTLKSLQNSLFQIFNTLVRASADSREAVLQYFSRIIALNNKRAGMQVDPATVSSDSYVINIQTVLYRLAEPFMDANFSKVDRIDPLYFAHSPRLDVREETRIKATSEEATRWAEENRLTAGAPPPNFISDVFYLAVAMSHYGYQKTISSFMDLGKHLDDIQRHLDFLQGDGSWTTGPLRARTEAAINAVKLEQNKIRAAQLAYEAQLLDPELVYRSISFTNFLSTWLIRQVDLKKTHPNPPAQLPLPQEVPMSFRVLPEFILEDIVEYLHFATQTSPDKFELSGKNEVLTFVLTFLTSTWYIKNPFLKSKINDILFMCLWGYGRERNGILGGLLHSHPLALKHLMPALTNFYIEVEQTGASSQFYDKFNARRNIAFVLKNIWNNPTHREALNSEAKNVDKFVRFINLMINDVTYLMDESISELTQIHDIQVEMDNKEVWLSKTQEYRREREGTLRQLERHASSYTTLGRSTVELLKLFTAETKAPFMMPEIVDKLAAMLDYNLVALAGPKYQNLKVREPEKLRFDPKALLSDLIQIYLNLSDQPEFARAVAGDGRSYSREIFENAEKIALRAGLKTATELEKLRVFVQLVEEAKELLETEEDLGEIPDEFLDPLMATVMRDPVILPSSRAIVDRSTIKSHLLSDTKDPFNRAPLSIEQVIPDTALKEKIEAFIAQRKEERKNSASSSADVEMQ is encoded by the exons ATGAGTGAGGACAAATCAAATGTACTCAATACACCTCAAGACGATGCAGAACGC ATTCGCCGAAAGAGACTAGCGAAACTTCAATCGACATCGACCCCATCTTCAGGCTCATCAACTCCTGCAGCTAGTTCTTCAACACCTCAACCAAGTGTTACTCCTTCTCCGAAACCCGTTATCATTGCACGAGTCCCGAAACAGCCTGAACCAATAGTCACACCTCCATCACAAGTCCCAACTGCAGCTCGCAAGAAGGCGCCACCAAAGTTTGACTCTGAAATCTGGGAACACGAAACTATAACATCTGTGTTCAAAGCAACTTTAGAC AAAAGCGTTGGTGAACAGAGTGGTTATGATACCGTGTGGCTGAAGGAGCTCGGTGAGGAAATCTTAGCTGAGGAACCAG GTCGTCCGTTACCGCGTTTGAGTGGAGATATAATCGACCGGCTACTTATAGCAAGATTAGAGATCGATCCACAGAATATGAG TGATGACTTGGAATTCTTACCAGTATTGGCATCCCTACCTCCTCAGCAGACAATTTTCGAATATCTCGTTGGATGTTGGAAGCGAATCAACTCTACTAGATCTGCTCTGATCAAACGG GGTTATTCACCGGTCGATACGCAACAAGCCCTTGAGAAGTTGGACAGAATGCGCACTTTGATTATAAGTTATGCCGGATTGACAATACAAATGCCAGACATGTTCCCGCAGCCTTCTGG TCGCGAAGTAGGCTCTATAGAGCTTGTTGCACCATTACTTTCTCTCTCCGCGCTCTCTGCCCCGCTACTCTCTGCATCATCAACCTCCCCGAATACACTCGGTCCATCGGACATTGAACAATTTTTGCAAGAATTGGCTGTTCGCTTTGAGCCTGACAACGAGATAGACGGGATCCTTGGCCCGGTAGTACACGATCTACTTTTCCACCCGTCGTTATTCCGGCCTGAAGGATTGGCCGGCGGTGACTCTAGTTGGCGGGGTGTGGTTGGCGGTTTAGAGGCTTTGGTGTCTGTGAAGGCCATTGCGACAATGATCACAAGGATGCCAGAATGGATTCCTCCCGGAGCTACGGCTGCCAACATAGAGTTAACATCCTTGATGGGTCCACTTTGCCGTCTCGGCGTCTTCTCTAGGGAATGG CCTAAAATTTCTACGACTTACTTCTCGGATGCTGAAAAGCGAACGAGGGAAGATGTGGAGTCTTCATATGCAAGCCTTCGGGGAACGTTGAAGAGTCTTCAG AATTCTCTGTTTCAAATCTTCAACACTCTAGTCAGGGCGTCTGCAGACTCCAGAGAGGCTGTCCTTCAATATTTTTCTCGAATTATTGCGCTCAATAACAAGAGAGCAGGAATGCAG GTCGATCCTGCGACTGTATCTAGTGATAGTTACGTGATCAACATACAGACTGTGTTGTACCGCTTGGCAGAACCCTTCATGGACGCCAATTTCAGCAAG GTCGATCGCATTGATCCTCTATACTTTGCACACTCCCCACGTCTCGATGTCCGCGAGGAAACAAGAATTAAGGCAACAAGCGAAGAGGCGACTCGTTGGGCTGAGGAAAATCGTCTTACGGCGGGAG CACCTCCTCCAAACTTCATATCGGACGTTTTTTACCTTGCGGTTGCTATGAGTCATTACGGGTATCAGAAGACAATCTCGAGCTTCATGGACCTCGGGAAGCATCTGGATGATATTCAACGACATTTAGATTTTTTGCAAGGAGATGGGTCGTGGACGACT GGCCCTTTGCGTGCACGTACGGAAGCAGCTATCAACGCCGTGAAG CTGGAACAAAACAAGATTAGAGCCGCTCAACTGGCATATGAAGCTCAGCTACTCGATCCCGAATTGGTCTACAGGTCCATAAGCTTCACGAATTTCCTGTCGACGTGGCTCATCAGACAGGTCGACCTCAAGAAAACCCATCCAAACCCTCCCGCTCA ACTCCCTTTACCCCAAGAAGTTCCAATGTCATTTCGAGTTCTTCCAGAATTCATATTGGAGGATATTGTAGAATATCTTCATTTTGCTACTCA AACTTCTCCGGACAAGTTCGAGCTTTCTGGGAAGAATGAAGTCTTGACGTTCGTGCTCACATTCTTAACCTCGACTTGGTACATCAAGAACCCATTCTTGAAGTCAAAAATCAACGAT ATTTTGTTCATGTGTCTATGGGGTTATGGACGCGAGCGCAACGGTATCCTTGGAGGCCTATTACATAGCCATCCTCTGGCCCTTAAGCACTTGATGCCTGCTTTGACCAATTTTTATATCG AGGTTGAGCAGACCGGCGCCAGTTCACAGTTTTATGATAAATTTA ACGCACG GCGGAACATCGCTTTTGTACTGAAGAACATCTGGAACAATCCAACACATCGAGAAGCACTCAACTCTGAGGCCAA GAATGTCGACAAATTCGTCCGATTCATAAACCTGATGATCAATGATGTGACATATCTCATGGACGAGTCGATCAGTGAACTCACTCAAATCCACGACATTCAGGTTGAGATGGACAATAAAGAAGTATGGCTATCGAAAACTCAAGAATATCGGCGGGAGCGAGAGGGAACCTTAAGACAGCTGGAGAGACACGCATCGAGTTACACCACGTTGGGCAGGTCGACCGTCGAACTTCTCAAATTATTCACTGCGGAGACGAAAGCACCATTCATGATGCCCGAGATTGTCGATAAACTGGCAGCAATGTTGGATTACAACTTGGTCGCACTCGCAGGGCCGAAGTATCAGAACCTGAAAGTCAGGGAACCGGAGAAGTTGCGGTTCGACCCAAAAGCTTTACTGAGCGACCTGATTCAGATTTATCTGAATTTGAGCGACCAGCCGGAATTCGCCAGGGCAGTTGCAGGAGATGGAAGGAGTTATAGTAGAGAAATTTTCGAGAATGCGGAAAAAATTGCGTTGAGAGCGGGATTGAAGACGGCCACAGAACTGGAGAAATTGAGGGTGTTTGTGCAGTTGGTCGAGGAGGCTAAAGAATTATTAGAGACAGAGGAAGACTTGGGGGAAATTCCTGACGAGTTTTTAG ATCCTCTCATGGCTACGGTGATGAGAGACCCGGTAATCTTACCGTCGTCTCGCGCTATTGTTGATCGTTCCACGATCAAGTCCCATCTTTTGTCGGACACGAAAGATCCATTCAATCGTGCGCCGCTGAGTATTGAGCAAGTAATCCCAG ACACCGCGCTCAAGGAGAAGATCGAAGCATTTATCGCTCaacgaaaagaagaaagaaagaacagTGCCTCCAGCAGCGCGGACGTTGAGATGCAATGA